In a genomic window of Phragmites australis chromosome 14, lpPhrAust1.1, whole genome shotgun sequence:
- the LOC133891549 gene encoding ethylene-responsive transcription factor ABI4-like, whose amino-acid sequence MDRRLGLPAPPPPPQSPPVSAASASAPASPYSALHPLLLPSPNPHLLLKPKTLTLSLSSSSLASMASSSPPAPATDAWELVAAAHVDGDLDDCAIFPPRLHEGLGLEGEPEEEAAAAAAKEADEEGEDDEDEEDEEWLWPWGWRWERCRLAARRAWAAGVGAVQEGVLVHGTCGCPAVRPAVWSAAAAAVVVGALLYARRRDRRERDLLVLLSKEKDKRIAQLLHQIALMSDIRSSSEAVKITRIS is encoded by the exons ATGGACCGGAGGCTAGGACTcccggcaccgccgccgccgccgcaatcCCCGCCGGTCTCCGCAGCGTCGGCGTCGGCCCCGGCCTCGCCTTACTCCGCGCTccacccgctcctcctcccctccccgaaCCCGCACCTCCTCCTGAAGCCCAAGACGCTgaccctctccctctcatcctcctccctcgcctccatggcctcctcctcgccgcctgcACCCGCCACCGACGCCTGGGAGCTCGTCGCAGCTGCGCACGTGGACGGAGACCTCGACGACTGCGCCATCTTCCCGCCGCGCCTCCACGAGGGGCTGGGCCTGGAgggggagcccgaggaggaggcggcggcggcggcggcgaaggaggcggatgaagagggagaggacgacgaggatgaggaggacgaAGAGTGGCTGTGGCCTTGGGGGTGGCGGTGGGAGAGGTGCCGCTTGGCGGCGAGGCGCGCGTGGGCGGCCGGGGTCGGGGCCGTGCAGGAGGGGGTGCTTGTGCACGGGACGTGCGGGTGCCCGGCGGTGAGACCCGCCGTGTGGTCGGCTGCGGCGGCTGCCGTTGTGGTGGGGGCGCTTCTGTACGCGCGCCGGCGGGATAGGAGGGAGCGGGACCTGCTCGTGCTGCTCTCGAAGGAGAAAGATAAG AGGATAGCACAACTTCTGCATCAAATTGCTTTAATGAGTGACATCAGAAGCAGCAGTGAAGCAGTTAAGATTACCAGGATCTCCTAA